From a single Pseudoalteromonas sp. Scap06 genomic region:
- a CDS encoding glycosyl hydrolase family 18 protein, with protein sequence MSSRKIINNALKLSVLSLSAFSLNVYASIDCSTLTTWELGQTHTAGSQVKAQNNAYEAKWWTQANPLENTGQYQEWLLLGACDSAVNDNQSPIITEITPGNGSLFNDKDNVVILAQATDSDGSVAGVEFFVDGISIAVDNTAPFSVNWQAITGEHQISAVATDDEGANSAEVVNTLNVSDSVVVDPVNQVPVAAISFSTLPDQLVVGSQVVFALSGTDSDGQVTALSFAANGVDVHQSSSPASSFAWQATALGQATFTLTVTDNDGATAQVTKVLTVVDENTGPVTGTDCRPQGLYQTPGVNTPYCTIYDANGREIMGPDHPRRVIGYFTSWRNGANGQPSYLVNDIPWDKITHINYAFAHVDANNKVSIGDPASVNNPATNMQWPGVVGAEMDPEFNYKGHFNLLNKYKKQHPDVKTLISVGGWAETGGYFDETGRVESGGFYTMTTNADGSINHAGINAFAQSAVEFIEKYGFDGVDIDYEYPSSMNDSGHPDDFPISNARRAGLNASYQVLMKKVREELDRAGEAAGKHYLLTIASPSSGYLLRGMETFQAVQYLDYVNIMSYDLHGAWNSHVGHNAALFDTGLDSELTQWNVYGTKEFEGIGYLNTDWAVRYFRGAMSAGRINIGLPYYTRGFKNVSGGTNGLWGQAALPNQADCAKGTGVGEKNKCGNGALGIDNLWHDKNDAGQEMPAGSNPLWHVKNLENGIVGSYLGVYGLTPDTDADDRLTGTYTRHYDSVAVAPWLWNADKKVFLSMEDEESMATKVDYVINNGLGGIMFWELAGDFDYDTAKGEYFMGSTLTSLAYDKFNQSGVAYDVHGGNPNFTVPAEAVDVTFTAKDFPIGDDNYPISPTFAFTNNSSLDFSGAKISFDVPVSTSAIFKSNWNAQEKLGMAVEVNGSNAAGNNIGGFENEFHRFSITLNNEWGGQPKDFSAGATVNAQVMYYMPITGPSNFTIEKDGKTYAFKAEYPMLPDATPGDGTGNPDNGGGDPVGTCEGVDIATIPVYPNFPQTDWAGNPSHAAGGDLMVHNNAVYKAKWWTTSEPGATADWTLSCSL encoded by the coding sequence ATGAGCTCACGGAAAATAATAAATAATGCCCTTAAATTAAGTGTCTTATCACTAAGTGCATTTAGTTTAAATGTATATGCATCAATAGACTGCAGTACATTGACGACATGGGAGTTAGGGCAAACTCATACAGCAGGAAGCCAAGTAAAGGCACAAAATAATGCGTATGAAGCCAAGTGGTGGACACAAGCAAACCCTTTGGAGAATACCGGTCAATATCAAGAATGGTTACTTTTAGGTGCGTGTGACAGCGCTGTCAATGATAATCAGTCGCCTATAATTACTGAGATCACACCTGGGAATGGTTCTTTATTTAACGATAAAGACAACGTTGTCATTTTGGCGCAAGCAACTGATTCAGATGGCTCGGTTGCAGGTGTAGAGTTTTTTGTCGACGGCATTTCCATAGCGGTTGATAACACTGCGCCGTTCAGTGTTAACTGGCAAGCTATCACGGGCGAACATCAAATTAGCGCGGTAGCAACAGACGATGAAGGAGCGAACTCTGCAGAAGTTGTTAATACGCTGAACGTTAGTGATTCAGTAGTTGTTGACCCTGTTAATCAAGTACCTGTTGCCGCTATTTCATTTAGCACGCTTCCGGATCAACTGGTTGTTGGTTCGCAGGTGGTGTTTGCACTTTCTGGAACTGATAGTGATGGCCAAGTAACGGCTCTGAGCTTTGCAGCAAACGGGGTGGATGTTCATCAATCAAGCTCACCAGCGAGCAGTTTTGCATGGCAAGCAACGGCACTTGGTCAGGCAACTTTCACCCTAACGGTGACCGATAACGACGGTGCAACAGCGCAAGTAACAAAAGTATTAACGGTTGTTGATGAAAATACAGGCCCAGTTACGGGCACTGACTGTCGTCCCCAAGGTTTATATCAAACTCCCGGTGTAAACACGCCTTACTGTACGATTTATGACGCAAATGGTCGCGAGATCATGGGCCCAGATCATCCACGCCGTGTAATTGGATACTTTACTAGCTGGCGTAATGGCGCTAATGGTCAACCCAGCTATTTAGTAAACGATATTCCTTGGGATAAAATTACCCATATCAACTATGCCTTTGCCCATGTTGATGCCAACAATAAAGTATCAATTGGCGACCCAGCATCAGTAAATAACCCAGCAACAAACATGCAGTGGCCAGGTGTTGTTGGTGCCGAAATGGACCCTGAGTTTAACTACAAAGGCCATTTTAATCTGTTAAACAAATACAAAAAACAACATCCAGATGTAAAAACATTAATATCAGTAGGCGGTTGGGCTGAAACCGGCGGTTACTTTGATGAAACAGGCCGTGTTGAAAGCGGTGGTTTTTATACTATGACCACTAATGCCGATGGTTCAATCAATCATGCTGGCATTAATGCATTCGCACAAAGTGCTGTTGAATTTATTGAAAAGTATGGTTTTGATGGTGTTGATATTGACTATGAATACCCATCATCAATGAATGATTCAGGTCATCCAGATGACTTTCCTATTTCTAACGCACGTCGTGCAGGGTTGAATGCTTCATATCAAGTGCTAATGAAAAAGGTACGAGAAGAGCTAGACCGTGCAGGTGAAGCCGCTGGTAAGCATTATTTACTCACTATTGCATCGCCTTCGTCGGGCTATTTACTTCGTGGAATGGAAACCTTCCAAGCGGTTCAATACCTCGATTATGTAAATATCATGTCTTATGACTTACATGGCGCATGGAACTCGCACGTAGGTCACAACGCTGCGTTGTTTGACACGGGTCTTGATTCAGAGCTTACGCAGTGGAATGTATATGGTACCAAAGAGTTTGAAGGCATTGGGTATTTAAATACTGATTGGGCCGTACGTTACTTCCGCGGAGCGATGTCAGCAGGTCGTATTAATATTGGTTTGCCTTATTACACCCGTGGCTTTAAAAATGTATCAGGTGGAACAAACGGTTTATGGGGCCAAGCGGCACTACCAAACCAAGCTGATTGCGCTAAAGGTACTGGCGTAGGTGAGAAAAACAAATGCGGTAATGGTGCACTAGGTATCGATAACCTTTGGCATGATAAGAACGATGCAGGCCAAGAAATGCCAGCAGGTTCAAACCCTTTATGGCATGTTAAAAACCTTGAAAACGGCATTGTTGGCTCGTATTTAGGCGTGTATGGCTTAACACCTGATACCGACGCCGATGACCGCTTAACAGGTACTTACACTCGTCACTATGACAGCGTTGCTGTAGCCCCTTGGTTATGGAACGCAGATAAAAAAGTATTCCTTTCAATGGAAGATGAAGAGTCAATGGCAACAAAAGTTGATTACGTTATCAACAATGGCCTTGGCGGTATTATGTTCTGGGAGCTGGCGGGTGACTTTGACTACGATACAGCGAAAGGCGAGTACTTCATGGGGTCAACGCTTACTTCACTTGCATACGATAAGTTTAATCAAAGCGGTGTTGCATATGATGTACATGGCGGAAATCCAAACTTTACAGTGCCTGCTGAAGCAGTAGATGTAACATTTACAGCAAAAGACTTCCCAATTGGTGATGATAATTACCCAATCAGCCCAACGTTTGCATTTACTAATAACTCAAGTCTTGATTTTAGTGGTGCAAAAATCTCATTTGATGTGCCGGTATCAACTTCAGCTATTTTTAAATCTAACTGGAATGCACAAGAAAAACTGGGCATGGCAGTAGAAGTAAATGGCTCGAACGCAGCGGGTAATAATATTGGCGGTTTTGAGAACGAGTTCCACCGTTTCTCAATCACACTGAACAATGAATGGGGCGGTCAACCAAAAGACTTTAGCGCTGGTGCAACTGTGAATGCACAAGTGATGTACTACATGCCAATCACTGGGCCTAGCAACTTTACCATTGAAAAAGATGGAAAAACTTATGCATTCAAAGCTGAATACCCAATGCTACCAGATGCAACACCGGGTGATGGCACGGGCAATCCAGATAACGGTGGCGGTGACCCTGTAGGTACGTGTGAAGGAGTTGATATAGCCACGATTCCTGTTTATCCAAACTTCCCTCAAACAGACTGGGCGGGCAACCCAAGTCATGCTGCTGGCGGCGATCTAATGGTGCATAACAACGCAGTTTATAAAGCCAAGTGGTGGACAACCTCTGAGCCGGGTGCAACAGCAGATTGGACCTTAAGTTGTAGCCTGTAA
- a CDS encoding S8 family serine peptidase — protein sequence MKTKLSIITLALLPCLAAAKLPDVNSTTQKVTASSDSIIVKYKKNASPEMRKQARSLVKAKISDLNNDEIDDNFTSLFSGRLAKFKISGMSAKEAIERLKSHQAIEYVEPDYRVSIANATNDPRFEDLWGLNNEGQTGGTVDADIDAPEAWSISTGSRDIVVGVIDTGVDYSHPDLAANAWVNSGEIAGDGIDNDGNGYIDDVHGINAITDAGDPMDDEGHGTHVSGTIGASGNNGVGIVGVNHDVSIAGCKFLAADGTGSTSGAIKCIDYMVGLKNSGVNLRVLNNSWGGGGYSQALADAITASEEADILFVAAAGNDAVDNDVNPHYPSNYENDNVLSIASTDSRDNMSGFSQWGLTSVDMGAPGSAILSTIPGGGYASYSGTSMATPHVAGAAALVLSVNPDLTSLELKELLMSSGDANAALNGKTVAGTRLNVNQAVIDADPTPGFKLSVSPVSQQATVGDTVTYTFTIGSVAQWDGDVSLALAADLTDASLSATTARPGDEVVLTVATNSDTQWGNYDFTVTASTDEQVKDQTVSLMLQPAGLNDFTYSSNERVEIPDNSPEGASSVITVADDLTIFGTTADVDITHTWSGDLVLTLISAQGTEVTLQSNEGGSDDDIVKSFTSTVFNSEVATGDWTLNVEDTAGADTGNINGWSLTFSAIGEVSPQPPEAGFNVSAQGLTATFTDTSRDVNDDISQWSWNFGDGATSTDANPVHAYAESGSYEVELTVTDSENNSDTFTQTVVVSDVEIELTLKRANKSRLDTMRVELNWEEVGAESLSLYRNGELVDTVSDNGRYRDYVRNARLSTYNYKLCVSENVCSNIVTVSFN from the coding sequence ATGAAAACAAAATTATCTATTATTACACTTGCACTTTTACCTTGTTTAGCTGCGGCGAAATTGCCTGATGTAAACAGTACGACTCAAAAAGTTACTGCGAGTAGTGACTCAATTATTGTTAAATATAAAAAGAATGCTTCGCCGGAAATGCGTAAGCAAGCTCGTTCGTTAGTAAAAGCCAAAATATCTGATCTAAATAACGATGAAATTGATGATAACTTCACTTCGTTATTTTCAGGCCGCCTCGCTAAATTTAAAATATCAGGAATGAGCGCTAAAGAAGCAATTGAGCGCTTAAAATCACATCAAGCTATTGAGTATGTTGAGCCTGATTACCGAGTGAGCATAGCAAACGCAACTAATGATCCTCGCTTTGAAGATTTATGGGGCTTAAATAACGAAGGCCAAACTGGTGGTACGGTTGATGCAGATATTGATGCACCTGAGGCTTGGTCAATTTCAACTGGTAGCCGTGATATTGTTGTAGGTGTTATTGATACTGGTGTAGATTATAGCCATCCTGATTTAGCTGCGAATGCGTGGGTAAATAGCGGTGAGATTGCTGGAGATGGTATCGATAATGACGGCAACGGTTATATTGATGACGTACACGGTATTAACGCGATTACCGATGCTGGCGACCCAATGGATGACGAAGGCCACGGTACACATGTATCAGGTACAATTGGTGCCAGTGGTAACAATGGTGTTGGTATTGTTGGTGTAAACCATGATGTATCTATTGCAGGTTGTAAGTTTTTAGCTGCAGATGGTACAGGTTCTACATCTGGCGCTATTAAATGTATTGACTACATGGTAGGCCTTAAAAACTCAGGTGTTAACCTTCGTGTATTAAACAATAGCTGGGGCGGTGGTGGTTATAGCCAAGCACTTGCTGATGCGATTACTGCCAGTGAAGAAGCTGATATTTTATTTGTAGCTGCTGCTGGTAATGATGCGGTAGACAACGATGTAAATCCTCATTACCCATCTAATTATGAAAATGACAATGTATTATCTATTGCAAGTACTGATAGTCGCGACAATATGTCTGGCTTTTCACAATGGGGTTTAACCAGTGTTGATATGGGCGCGCCAGGTAGTGCTATTTTATCAACCATTCCAGGTGGCGGTTATGCAAGCTATTCTGGCACATCAATGGCAACACCACATGTAGCTGGTGCTGCTGCACTTGTATTGTCAGTAAATCCAGATCTAACATCACTAGAGCTTAAAGAGTTACTTATGTCTAGTGGTGATGCTAATGCGGCATTAAATGGTAAAACGGTTGCAGGTACACGTCTAAATGTTAACCAAGCAGTCATTGATGCTGATCCAACTCCTGGGTTTAAATTATCAGTATCACCTGTTTCTCAACAAGCAACAGTTGGTGATACGGTTACCTATACCTTTACAATTGGTTCAGTTGCACAATGGGATGGTGACGTTTCACTTGCTTTGGCTGCTGATCTTACTGACGCATCGCTAAGCGCAACTACAGCTCGTCCAGGTGATGAGGTTGTATTAACGGTAGCAACTAATAGCGATACTCAGTGGGGTAATTATGACTTTACTGTAACTGCTTCAACAGACGAGCAAGTTAAAGATCAAACAGTAAGCTTAATGCTGCAACCTGCTGGTTTGAACGACTTTACTTACAGTAGTAATGAACGCGTTGAGATTCCGGATAACTCACCTGAAGGTGCAAGCTCTGTTATTACTGTGGCCGATGATTTAACTATCTTTGGTACCACGGCTGATGTAGACATTACGCATACTTGGTCTGGTGACTTAGTGCTTACACTTATTTCAGCACAAGGTACAGAGGTTACTTTACAAAGCAATGAAGGTGGCAGTGACGACGACATTGTGAAGTCATTTACATCAACGGTATTTAATTCTGAGGTAGCGACTGGAGATTGGACACTTAATGTTGAAGATACAGCAGGCGCAGATACGGGTAATATCAATGGTTGGTCACTTACATTTAGTGCTATTGGTGAAGTAAGTCCACAACCACCAGAAGCCGGCTTTAATGTTTCAGCACAAGGTTTAACTGCTACATTTACAGATACAAGCCGTGATGTTAATGATGACATTTCACAGTGGAGCTGGAACTTTGGTGACGGTGCAACTTCAACTGATGCAAACCCTGTTCATGCCTACGCTGAATCAGGTAGTTATGAAGTTGAACTAACTGTAACAGATAGTGAAAACAACTCAGATACATTCACACAAACAGTTGTTGTAAGTGATGTTGAAATTGAGTTGACTCTAAAACGCGCTAATAAGTCACGTCTTGATACTATGCGTGTAGAGCTAAACTGGGAAGAAGTGGGTGCTGAGTCACTTAGCTTATACCGAAATGGCGAACTAGTAGATACCGTATCAGATAATGGCCGTTACCGTGACTACGTTCGTAACGCAAGATTATCAACGTATAACTATAAGTTATGTGTTTCTGAGAACGTATGTTCGAATATTGTTACGGTTTCATTTAATTAA
- a CDS encoding lytic polysaccharide monooxygenase — MASIKFNTITLSAITSGLLLSALAPQVQAHGYMDSPKARQAICQVDGGYWWPEDGTNIPNLACRAAYLESGTVQFVQAIEFSVNTPDYLNQTAVEASVPNGTLCAGGDTAKRGMDLPSPHWQRSDVVPNANGDIQIRYLASTPHNPSFWQFYITKPSFNSATDVLTWQDLQLVQEHDNIEVVKDPDGKRYYEMNVAIPQDRSGEAILYSRWQRNDVVGEGFYNCSDINIVNDAGPTDPNSLTSVGYFVRQGQNAIAGDIVWARLFDETGQEVINQQLKINADNQANWQQALAEQLNLDYAHLVQIGVQNQAGDITFDATDVLINQVYSSDANYTYALSVQGAPTNTAPIVHTPDNLVVDENTTTAIHLHAFDDEQSELTYSWTVPTPLSFTGSGANINLTTAEVSANTDYTIAVSVSDGQLSTQTSFSVTVNDVPVVDPVDPAVPEWESTQTYQASDKARFANVIYTAKWWNKGQQPDTSAAWESASKADTAATWNTSKAYQAGAEVTYQGQRYRAKWWTQGDTPGQANVWTKL, encoded by the coding sequence ATGGCATCAATTAAATTTAACACGATTACGCTATCTGCAATTACTAGTGGTTTACTACTCAGTGCACTAGCACCGCAAGTGCAAGCACATGGTTATATGGATAGCCCTAAAGCGCGCCAAGCAATTTGTCAAGTTGATGGCGGATACTGGTGGCCTGAAGACGGCACAAATATTCCTAACCTTGCGTGTCGAGCCGCATATTTAGAATCGGGCACGGTGCAGTTTGTACAAGCGATTGAATTTTCGGTTAATACTCCTGACTATTTAAATCAAACCGCAGTTGAGGCCAGTGTACCAAACGGCACTTTATGTGCTGGTGGCGATACAGCCAAACGGGGTATGGATTTACCATCACCACATTGGCAGCGCAGTGATGTAGTACCCAATGCCAATGGTGATATTCAAATACGTTATCTTGCATCAACCCCGCACAACCCAAGCTTTTGGCAGTTTTACATTACCAAGCCAAGCTTCAATAGCGCAACTGACGTACTAACTTGGCAAGACTTACAGCTAGTGCAAGAGCACGACAACATTGAGGTCGTTAAAGACCCCGATGGTAAACGCTACTATGAAATGAATGTTGCAATTCCGCAAGACCGCAGCGGCGAGGCCATTTTATATAGCCGTTGGCAACGTAATGATGTGGTTGGTGAAGGCTTTTATAACTGTAGCGACATCAACATAGTAAATGACGCAGGCCCAACTGATCCAAATTCGTTGACTAGCGTCGGTTACTTTGTTCGCCAAGGGCAAAATGCTATTGCAGGCGACATCGTATGGGCGCGATTATTTGACGAAACAGGCCAAGAGGTGATCAACCAACAGCTTAAAATCAATGCCGACAATCAAGCAAATTGGCAACAAGCATTGGCTGAGCAGCTTAACCTCGATTACGCGCATTTAGTGCAAATTGGTGTGCAAAACCAAGCGGGCGACATTACGTTTGATGCAACCGACGTACTCATAAATCAAGTGTATAGCAGCGATGCAAATTATACCTATGCCTTGAGTGTGCAAGGTGCGCCAACAAACACCGCACCCATTGTACACACCCCAGATAACCTAGTAGTTGATGAAAACACCACAACAGCAATTCATCTGCATGCCTTTGATGATGAGCAAAGTGAGCTAACTTACAGCTGGACAGTACCTACACCGCTAAGCTTTACAGGCTCTGGTGCCAACATCAACTTAACCACTGCAGAGGTATCAGCAAACACCGATTACACCATTGCAGTATCTGTATCGGATGGTCAATTAAGTACCCAAACCAGTTTTAGTGTCACGGTTAACGATGTACCTGTGGTCGATCCGGTTGACCCAGCAGTACCTGAATGGGAAAGCACTCAGACCTATCAAGCCAGCGATAAAGCCCGTTTTGCTAACGTTATTTACACCGCTAAATGGTGGAACAAAGGCCAACAACCAGATACCTCAGCGGCATGGGAATCAGCCTCGAAAGCTGACACAGCAGCCACTTGGAATACTAGCAAAGCCTACCAAGCCGGCGCAGAAGTAACGTATCAAGGACAGCGCTATCGCGCTAAATGGTGGACTCAGGGCGATACGCCAGGGCAAGCCAATGTATGGACCAAACTTTAA
- a CDS encoding glycosyl hydrolase family 18 protein yields the protein MNIKQLSAAIGVALFASTASAAPSTPSINWEPQQYSFVEVDLEGNGSYKQLVTRVEQVNINIQWSAWSGDGGDSYKVYFDDMLVNEGTLAAGSKSGTISFPYDKAGRHTMYVELCEGGTTCARSAGKPIVIADTDGGHLAPLPMDVDPNNRDIGIKQGLVTGAYFVEWGIYGRDYDVTNMPAQNLSHILYGFIPICGENASLSGGPKRALETACAGSADYEVVIHDPWAAVQKALPGVDAKDPIRGTYSQLMALKQRYPDIKILPSVGGWTLSDPFGGFTNKANRDTFVASMEEFLRTWKFYDGVDIDWEFPGGDGPNPDIGDPINDGPAYVALMQELRAMLDKLEAETGRTYELTSAIGAGYDKIEDVDYQAASQYMDYIFAMTYDFYGAWSNVTGHQTALYCGEHMSVGQCNGTGLDENGEPRKGPAYTTDNAVQLLLAQNVPSKKIVVGTAMYGRGWEGVYPQNAAIDGNPMTAPGNGPLKGSTAQGVWEDGVIDYKGVKANMIGAAGTGINGFEVGYDEQAQAAYVWNRSTGKLITYDSRKSVLAKGAYVNQYNLGGLFAWEIDADNGDILNAMHDGLGGVVAPPTNKKPVVSVSASVSVNSGESITVTASATDADNDPLSFSWNVDSALVVSGQNSASLVITAPTVTADTQYVATVAVSDGKATVNRDVVVNVIAPTSGGENTAPSVDAIANISVEEGASASVAVVADDAQNDTLTYSWTVPAGLTLVGSGSNISLEAGAVDTDTDFTVSVAVSDGALTTTQSFSVTVTNVDTTNPPTGSWDASVAYVGGDVVTYNGVEYKAKWWTQGERPDLGGAWEATTQPTDGTGVAVWQPTAIYNSGDEVSYQGNKYQAKWWTQGNEPGSTDVWLAL from the coding sequence ATGAATATCAAACAACTAAGCGCAGCCATCGGTGTTGCTTTATTTGCAAGCACAGCATCTGCTGCACCGTCTACACCAAGCATTAATTGGGAACCACAGCAATATTCGTTTGTTGAGGTAGATCTTGAGGGAAACGGCTCTTATAAGCAGCTAGTTACCCGTGTTGAACAAGTTAATATCAACATTCAGTGGAGTGCATGGAGTGGTGATGGTGGCGATAGCTACAAAGTATATTTTGATGACATGCTAGTTAATGAGGGCACGCTTGCTGCTGGTTCTAAAAGTGGCACTATTTCATTCCCTTATGATAAAGCAGGCCGCCATACAATGTATGTTGAGCTATGTGAAGGTGGCACGACCTGTGCGCGTAGTGCAGGCAAACCTATTGTAATTGCTGATACTGACGGTGGCCACTTAGCGCCATTGCCGATGGATGTAGATCCAAATAACCGTGACATTGGTATCAAACAAGGTTTAGTTACAGGCGCTTACTTTGTTGAGTGGGGAATTTATGGCCGTGATTATGATGTAACGAATATGCCAGCACAAAATCTGAGTCATATTTTGTATGGCTTTATTCCAATTTGTGGTGAAAACGCATCGTTATCGGGTGGTCCTAAACGTGCACTTGAAACCGCTTGTGCCGGCTCTGCAGATTACGAAGTGGTTATTCACGACCCATGGGCAGCAGTACAAAAAGCACTGCCAGGGGTTGATGCAAAAGACCCTATCCGTGGTACTTACTCTCAGCTAATGGCGCTTAAACAGCGTTACCCAGATATTAAAATTTTACCATCTGTAGGTGGTTGGACGTTATCAGACCCATTCGGTGGCTTTACCAATAAAGCTAACCGCGACACCTTTGTTGCCTCAATGGAAGAGTTTTTAAGAACATGGAAATTCTATGACGGTGTCGATATTGATTGGGAATTCCCAGGTGGTGACGGTCCCAATCCTGACATTGGCGATCCAATCAACGATGGCCCAGCCTATGTTGCATTAATGCAAGAACTACGCGCTATGCTTGATAAGCTTGAAGCAGAAACGGGTCGTACATACGAGTTAACCTCAGCTATAGGTGCAGGTTACGATAAAATTGAAGATGTAGATTACCAAGCGGCTAGTCAGTATATGGATTACATTTTTGCCATGACCTATGACTTTTATGGCGCATGGAGTAATGTAACCGGTCACCAAACTGCACTTTACTGTGGTGAACACATGAGTGTTGGCCAATGTAACGGTACCGGGCTTGATGAAAATGGCGAACCTCGTAAAGGCCCTGCTTATACCACCGATAATGCAGTGCAGCTGTTACTTGCGCAAAATGTACCATCGAAAAAAATCGTCGTGGGCACAGCTATGTATGGTCGTGGTTGGGAAGGTGTTTACCCGCAAAATGCAGCGATTGATGGTAACCCAATGACCGCCCCTGGTAATGGCCCATTAAAAGGCTCTACGGCACAAGGCGTATGGGAAGATGGGGTTATTGATTACAAGGGCGTTAAAGCCAATATGATTGGTGCTGCGGGCACAGGTATTAATGGTTTTGAAGTGGGTTATGATGAGCAAGCACAGGCCGCTTATGTATGGAATCGTTCAACCGGTAAACTAATTACTTATGATAGCCGTAAGTCAGTACTGGCTAAAGGAGCGTATGTTAATCAGTATAATTTAGGTGGTTTATTTGCTTGGGAAATAGATGCGGATAATGGTGATATTCTTAATGCTATGCATGATGGTTTAGGAGGAGTAGTTGCTCCGCCAACAAATAAAAAGCCAGTTGTTTCAGTATCTGCATCTGTATCTGTTAATTCAGGCGAGAGTATTACAGTAACAGCTTCTGCAACTGATGCAGATAACGATCCACTTAGCTTTAGCTGGAATGTTGATAGCGCACTGGTGGTATCTGGACAAAATAGTGCATCATTAGTCATTACAGCGCCAACAGTGACTGCAGATACGCAGTATGTGGCAACCGTTGCGGTATCAGATGGTAAAGCAACCGTTAATCGTGATGTTGTTGTTAATGTTATTGCGCCAACATCAGGGGGTGAAAACACAGCACCGAGTGTTGATGCTATCGCTAATATCAGCGTTGAAGAGGGCGCATCAGCAAGTGTAGCTGTAGTGGCTGATGATGCTCAAAACGACACCCTTACGTATTCGTGGACAGTACCTGCTGGTTTAACGTTAGTGGGTAGCGGTTCAAATATAAGTCTTGAGGCAGGCGCTGTAGATACCGATACAGATTTCACCGTGTCTGTTGCAGTTAGTGATGGTGCATTAACCACAACGCAAAGCTTTAGCGTAACAGTTACAAACGTTGATACTACAAATCCACCTACAGGAAGCTGGGATGCGAGTGTTGCATACGTTGGTGGTGATGTCGTTACTTATAACGGCGTTGAATATAAAGCAAAGTGGTGGACTCAAGGCGAGCGTCCTGATTTAGGTGGTGCATGGGAAGCAACAACACAACCTACAGATGGTACGGGTGTCGCAGTTTGGCAGCCAACGGCTATCTATAACAGTGGTGATGAAGTTTCTTATCAAGGTAATAAGTACCAAGCTAAATGGTGGACTCAAGGGAACGAACCTGGTTCAACCGATGTATGGTTAGCACTTTAA